A single region of the Geobacillus subterraneus genome encodes:
- a CDS encoding leucine dehydrogenase: protein MELFKYMETYDYEQVLFCQDKESGLKAIIAIHDTTLGPALGGTRMWMYNSEEEALEDALRLARGMTYKNAAAGLNLGGGKTVIIGDPRKDKNEAMFRAFGRFIQGLNGRYITAEDVGTTVADMDIIYQETDYVTGISPEFGSSGNPSPMTAYGVYRGMKAAAKEAFGSDSLEGKVIAVQGVGNVAYHLCRHLHEEGAKLVVTDINKEAVARAVEEFGAKAVDPNDIYGVECDIFAPCALGGIINDQTIPQLKAKVIAGSANNQLREARHGDIIHEMGIVYAPDYVINAGGVINVADELYGYNRERAMKKVEQIYDNIEKVFAIAKRDNIPTYVAADRMAEERIETMRKARSQFLQNGHHILSRRRGR, encoded by the coding sequence ATGGAACTGTTTAAATATATGGAAACGTATGATTACGAACAAGTGTTGTTTTGTCAAGACAAAGAATCGGGCTTAAAGGCGATCATCGCCATTCATGATACAACGCTCGGCCCGGCGTTGGGCGGCACGCGCATGTGGATGTACAATTCGGAAGAAGAAGCGCTCGAAGACGCGTTGCGCCTCGCCCGCGGCATGACGTATAAAAACGCGGCGGCTGGCCTCAACTTAGGCGGAGGCAAAACGGTCATCATCGGCGACCCGCGCAAAGATAAAAACGAGGCGATGTTCCGCGCCTTCGGCCGCTTCATCCAAGGATTGAACGGCCGCTATATCACGGCCGAGGACGTCGGGACGACGGTTGCTGATATGGATATCATTTACCAAGAGACCGACTATGTGACCGGCATTTCCCCGGAGTTCGGCTCGTCCGGCAACCCGTCGCCGATGACAGCCTACGGTGTCTACCGCGGGATGAAGGCGGCGGCGAAAGAAGCGTTCGGCAGCGACTCGCTCGAAGGAAAAGTCATCGCCGTCCAAGGCGTCGGCAATGTCGCTTACCATTTATGCCGCCATTTGCATGAAGAAGGAGCTAAGCTTGTAGTCACCGACATTAACAAAGAAGCGGTGGCCCGCGCGGTCGAGGAATTTGGCGCGAAAGCGGTCGACCCGAACGACATTTACGGCGTTGAGTGCGACATTTTTGCCCCGTGCGCGCTCGGCGGCATCATCAATGACCAGACGATCCCGCAGCTGAAAGCGAAAGTGATCGCCGGCTCGGCGAACAACCAGCTGCGCGAGGCGCGGCATGGCGATATCATTCACGAAATGGGCATCGTGTATGCCCCGGATTACGTAATCAACGCTGGCGGCGTCATCAATGTCGCTGATGAATTGTACGGCTACAACCGTGAACGGGCGATGAAAAAAGTCGAGCAAATTTACGATAACATTGAAAAAGTGTTTGCGATCGCCAAGCGCGACAACATTCCGACGTACGTTGCGGCCGATCGGATGGCGGAAGAGCGGATCGAAACGATGCGCAAGGCGCGCAGCCAATTTTTGCAAAACGGTCATCATATTTTAAGCCGCCGCCGCGGCCGTTAA
- the yqiS gene encoding phosphate butyryltransferase produces the protein MKLKSLIEEASQCQGRTVAVAAAEDEEVIEAVAMALKHRLGRFVLYGDRERVGRLLKEKGCTRFSDVEIVHANSVGQAAELAVRAVHLNEADALMKGHVSTATLLKAVLNKEYGLRAGRVLSHVAVFDVPGADRPIIVTDAAMNIAPDLEQKVQIVNNAVSVARSIGIEQPKVAALAAVETVNPAMPATLDAAALAIMQKRGQISGCLLDGPLALDNAVSMTAAKHKRIESEVAGCADILLVPDIESGNMLYKSLVYFANARVGAVIAGAKAPIVLTSRADSAESKLYSLALAICSAAK, from the coding sequence ATGAAGCTAAAATCGCTAATCGAAGAGGCAAGCCAATGCCAGGGCCGGACGGTGGCAGTGGCGGCGGCGGAAGACGAAGAAGTCATCGAGGCAGTGGCGATGGCACTCAAACATCGCCTCGGACGGTTCGTGCTGTACGGGGATCGCGAGCGGGTCGGCCGATTGCTGAAAGAAAAGGGCTGCACGCGCTTTTCCGATGTTGAGATCGTTCATGCGAACTCGGTCGGGCAGGCAGCGGAGCTCGCCGTGCGCGCCGTTCACTTGAACGAGGCTGACGCGCTGATGAAAGGGCATGTGTCGACCGCGACGCTCTTAAAGGCGGTGCTCAATAAAGAGTACGGGCTGCGCGCCGGGAGAGTTCTTTCCCATGTCGCCGTCTTTGACGTGCCGGGGGCGGATCGGCCCATCATCGTGACGGATGCGGCGATGAACATCGCGCCCGATTTGGAACAAAAAGTGCAAATTGTGAATAACGCCGTCAGCGTGGCGCGGTCGATCGGCATTGAGCAGCCGAAAGTGGCGGCCTTGGCGGCAGTGGAAACAGTCAATCCGGCCATGCCGGCAACACTTGATGCCGCCGCGCTCGCCATAATGCAAAAGCGGGGCCAAATCAGCGGCTGCCTGCTTGATGGGCCGCTTGCCTTGGACAACGCCGTGTCCATGACGGCGGCGAAGCATAAGCGGATTGAGAGTGAAGTCGCCGGTTGCGCTGATATTTTGCTCGTTCCCGACATTGAATCCGGCAATATGTTGTACAAATCGCTCGTCTATTTTGCGAACGCTCGCGTTGGCGCGGTCATTGCCGGAGCGAAGGCGCCCATCGTTTTAACATCGCGCGCCGACTCGGCGGAAAGCAAATTGTATTCGCTCGCCCTTGCGATCTGTTCGGCAGCGAAATGA